The following are encoded in a window of Nocardia sp. BMG111209 genomic DNA:
- a CDS encoding alpha/beta fold hydrolase yields the protein MSPDLSVTVGGQRVRLRDEGDPAAKPVVLLHGFAGSGHWYDRVAALLTGGFRVIRPDLRGHGGTGGHHDLDGPAQGRTIAQLLTALDVHDVTVAGHSFGADVALATADQSPRVRRIALIDQAPDYRDARFPAGNGLLADPLLGPLLHRAALPPFVRFGLRYGVAPGFDVRTAFDDPEQGVRDYRAMSPYMPRTVIVDRRRRLAVNPLDAQIRALALPTLVLHGTHDRFYDCATTTARYRATGARVEIVDGAGHSPNIERPAVVAELLADFAGRS from the coding sequence GTGAGTCCGGACCTGTCCGTCACGGTCGGCGGGCAGCGGGTCCGGCTGCGCGACGAGGGCGATCCGGCCGCGAAACCCGTTGTGCTGCTGCACGGTTTCGCCGGATCGGGGCACTGGTACGACCGGGTCGCGGCGCTGCTCACCGGCGGGTTCCGGGTGATCCGGCCGGATCTGCGCGGCCACGGTGGCACCGGCGGCCACCACGACCTCGACGGACCGGCCCAGGGCCGCACGATCGCACAGCTGCTGACCGCCCTGGATGTGCACGACGTCACCGTGGCCGGGCACTCCTTCGGCGCGGACGTCGCCCTCGCCACCGCCGACCAGTCGCCCCGCGTGCGGCGGATCGCGCTGATCGATCAGGCTCCCGACTATCGCGACGCCCGTTTCCCGGCCGGCAACGGACTGCTCGCCGATCCGCTGCTCGGACCGCTGCTGCACCGGGCGGCGCTGCCGCCGTTCGTTCGATTCGGCCTCCGATACGGAGTCGCACCGGGTTTCGATGTGCGCACCGCCTTCGACGATCCGGAGCAGGGCGTGCGGGACTACCGCGCGATGAGCCCGTACATGCCCCGCACGGTCATCGTGGATCGCCGCCGCCGGCTGGCGGTCAACCCGCTCGACGCGCAGATCCGCGCCCTGGCCCTGCCGACCCTGGTGCTGCACGGCACGCACGACCGCTTCTACGACTGCGCGACCACCACGGCGCGCTATCGCGCCACCGGCGCCCGCGTCGAAATCGTCGACGGCGCAGGACATTCCCCGAACATCGAGCGACCCGCCGTGGTCGCCGAGCTGCTCGCGGATTTCGCCGGTCGTTCCTGA
- a CDS encoding cupin domain-containing protein, with translation MGERPELAAVLDMQPHPEGGWYRETWRSPVEFMTSGYDGTRAAATAIHFLLLPGERSAPHTVRSDELWLWHRGGPLLLNIDGAEIVLGPDVEHGQLLQAVVPGGVSQAARPAGDQYVLVSCVVSPGFDFADFRLD, from the coding sequence ATGGGTGAACGGCCCGAATTGGCGGCAGTGCTGGATATGCAGCCACATCCGGAGGGTGGCTGGTATCGCGAAACCTGGCGCAGCCCAGTGGAATTCATGACCAGCGGATACGACGGCACGCGTGCGGCCGCGACGGCGATCCATTTCCTGTTGCTGCCGGGCGAACGGTCCGCACCGCATACGGTCCGCTCGGACGAGCTGTGGTTGTGGCATCGCGGCGGCCCGCTGCTGCTGAACATCGATGGCGCGGAGATCGTCCTCGGGCCCGATGTGGAGCACGGGCAGTTGTTGCAGGCCGTGGTCCCCGGCGGTGTCAGCCAGGCCGCCCGCCCGGCCGGTGACCAGTACGTTCTGGTCAGCTGCGTGGTTTCCCCGGGGTTCGATTTCGCGGACTTCCGGCTGGATTGA
- a CDS encoding NADP-dependent oxidoreductase produces MHAVIQKTFGGPEVLELVEIDRPALLSGEVLVRVRASAINPVDVAVRSGAFPMLGEPPFGLGWDISGVVEATGPGARYEVGEEVYGMPFFPRAATGYAEYVAAPSRQLARKPKSLSHIEAAALPLAGLTAWQGLVDKAHVGPGDRVLIHRAAGGVGHLAVQIAKARGAYVIALASAGKHDFVRGLGADEVIDYRSTDFTEVVRDVDIVLDSVAAGARSLRVLKPGGILVTILEHTNPQLEAEVRAAGRRFAGISVEPDYAALESIAELVDAGALRPAVAATLPLAQAGKAHELVAAGDIVGKVVLEVG; encoded by the coding sequence ATGCACGCGGTGATCCAGAAGACCTTCGGCGGACCCGAAGTACTGGAACTTGTCGAGATCGACCGGCCGGCACTGCTTTCCGGCGAGGTACTGGTACGGGTACGGGCCAGTGCGATCAATCCGGTCGACGTGGCGGTGCGCTCCGGCGCCTTCCCGATGCTCGGCGAACCGCCGTTCGGCCTCGGCTGGGACATCTCCGGTGTGGTGGAGGCGACCGGTCCGGGGGCGCGATACGAGGTCGGCGAGGAGGTCTACGGCATGCCGTTCTTCCCCCGCGCCGCCACCGGATACGCGGAGTACGTGGCCGCGCCGTCCCGGCAGCTGGCCCGGAAACCGAAGTCGCTGAGCCACATCGAAGCGGCGGCCCTGCCCCTGGCCGGGTTGACCGCCTGGCAGGGCCTGGTCGACAAGGCTCACGTCGGCCCCGGCGACCGGGTCCTGATCCATCGCGCAGCCGGTGGTGTCGGCCATCTGGCCGTGCAGATCGCCAAGGCGCGCGGGGCGTACGTCATCGCCCTGGCCAGTGCGGGCAAACACGATTTCGTCCGGGGTCTCGGCGCGGACGAGGTGATCGACTACCGCAGTACCGATTTCACCGAGGTGGTCCGCGATGTCGACATCGTCCTCGACTCGGTCGCCGCCGGCGCACGCTCCCTACGGGTCCTGAAGCCGGGCGGCATCCTGGTGACCATCCTCGAACACACGAATCCGCAACTGGAAGCGGAGGTTCGTGCGGCGGGCCGCCGCTTCGCCGGTATCTCGGTCGAACCGGACTACGCGGCCCTGGAGTCGATCGCGGAACTGGTGGACGCCGGCGCACTGCGCCCCGCCGTCGCCGCGACCCTACCCCTGGCGCAGGCCGGCAAGGCCCACGAGCTGGTCGCCGCGGGCGACATCGTCGGCAAGGTTGTGCTAGAGGTCGGCTGA